A window of the Lolium perenne isolate Kyuss_39 chromosome 7, Kyuss_2.0, whole genome shotgun sequence genome harbors these coding sequences:
- the LOC127323777 gene encoding probable E3 ubiquitin-protein ligase XERICO, whose amino-acid sequence MGLSSMPAPKDNLFIFLLYNTAVSIAVLSDLVRAAMAFVGLPVPPAWGEDDDQPLAIPSSSSPSPAPAGPTLADRFRSSFTPALFGRGPRRGASPDCRVCLARFEPESVVNRLPCGHLFHRACLETWLDYDHATCPLCRLRLLPAADDPPSLGFARVH is encoded by the coding sequence ATGGGCCTCTCGAGCATGCCCGCGCCCAAGGACAAcctcttcatcttcctcctctacaACACGGCCGTGTCCATCGCCGTGCTCTCCGACCTGGTGCGCGCGGCCATGGCCTTCGTCGGCCTCCCCGTGCCGCCCGCCTGGGGCGAGGACGACGACCAGCCCCTCGCCAtcccgtcctcctcctccccctcccccGCCCCCGCGGGGCCGACCCTCGCGGACAGGTTCCGGAGCAGCTTCACCCCCGCCCTGTTCGGGCGCGGCCCCCGCCGCGGCGCCTCCCCGGACTGCCGCGTGTGCCTGGCCAGGTTCGAGCCGGAGTCGGTGGTGAACCGGCTGCCCTGCGGCCACCTGTTCCACCGCGCGTGCCTCGAGACGTGGCTCGACTACGACCACGCCACCTGCccgctctgccgcctccgcctcctccccGCCGCCGACGACCCGCCCTCGCTCGGCTTCGCCCGGGTTCACTGA
- the LOC127323776 gene encoding C2 and GRAM domain-containing protein At1g03370 yields the protein MRLTVRVIGARNLRAMDFNGFSDPYVKLQVGKQRFKTKVVKMNLNPEWDQEFSWVVADVREVLKLDVYDEDMIGTDDFLGQVTVPLEDILAAEDLSLGTRWYQLLPKGKSDKAVDCGEICVAISLETGGATRSWSDTAELTGIQKQYSLVSSPSTGSSAALAYQENEAPKGDNVIEYSGGAQIPEEEICSQGTDQTATEDRFNVIGTEISNGAETLKTEKLERPSLVDRVCQMFVKKTDDLSSTSMAKTEASEEVQQEPAGVEVPVSQTDDMSTEASFDELLKSFESKHEGVEMPVNLQGILVNQSYFTSPGDLNNLLFSPDSDFRPTLIQTQGCTDFKTEPWRTDNSGESLKRVVTYTTAPSKLVKAVKATEEQSYLKADGKEFSVLMSASTPDVPCGTYFRTEILFRIMPGPELDSEQQTSHLVISWRMNFLQSTMLKSMIENGARQGLEQNYAQFSDLLAERIKPIDVEDAGSDKEQVLASLQGGQESDLKIAFLYFCNFGVLSSLFVALYIVVHISLVNSGAVQGLEFPGLDLPDSLSEIVMGGLLFLQVQHIFKKILCFFQAREQKVGDHGVKAKGDGWLLTVALIEGTKLAPVDATGFSDPYVVFTCNGKTKTSSIKFQTLEPQWNDIFEFDAMDDPPSVMNVHVYDFDGPFDEVTSLGHAEINFVKSNLSELADVWIPLEGNLAKSRQSKLHLRIFLNNSKGTGMVSDFMSKMEKEVGKKMPLRSPRSNTAFQELFSLPAEEFLISSFTCYLKRKLPTQGHLFLSPRIIGFYSSMFGRKTKFFFLWEDIEDIQAIPPSLASWSPSLAITLHKGRGMDAKHGAKSIESGKLKFSLQSFASFSVANRTIMALWKARSLSSESKVQIAEEQSQDKALESEDSGIFLGVEDSKSLQMSEVFSSTISANMNSLMELFEGGSLEMKVMEKVGCLKYSATQWESDKPDESQRQIHYKFSRRLSPVGGEVTGTQLKSPMPNKKGWIIEEIMELQGVLLGDFFTLHIKYQIEDLAPKQKACSVQVYLGIEWSKSTRHQKRIEKNVLSSSSARLKEMFSLASKQLPHAR from the exons ATGAGGCTGACTGTGCGTGTGATCGGAGCCCGCAACCTGCGCGCCATGGATTTCAACGGCTTCAGCGACCCCTATGTGAAGTTGCAGGTTGGGAAGCAGAGGTTCAAGACCAAGGTGGTCAAGATGAACCTGAACCCGGAGTGGGATCAGGAGTTCAGCTGGGTCGTCGCTGATGTCCGGGAAGTGCTCAAGCTCGACGTCTATGATGAAGACATGATCGGGACTGATGACTTCCTGGGCCAGGTGACGGTGCCACTGGAGGATATTCTGGCTGCGGAGGACCTCTCCCTCGGTACGCGCTGGTACCAGCTTCTTCCCAAGGGCAAGAGTGACAAGGCAGTTGATTGTG GGGAGATTTGTGTTGCAATATCTCTAGAAACAGGTGGGGCCACACGATCATGGTCTGATACAGCTGAACTAACTGGCATACAGAAACAATATTCATTGGTATCAAGTCCGAGCACTGGATCATCAGCTGCATTAGCTTATCAAGAAAATGAAGCCCCTAAAGGAGATAATGTTATTGAGTATTCTGGTGGAGCTCAAATCCCTGAAGAGGAAATATGTAGCCAAGGGACGGATCAAACAGCCACGGAGGACAGGTTTAACGTGATTGGTACTGAAATTTCTAATGGAGCAGAAACTCTTAAAACAGAAAAGCTTGAAAGGCCCTCGCTTGTTGATCGTGTCTGTCAAATGTTTGTCAAGAAAACTGATGATCTTTCGTCAACGTCTATGGCGAAGACTGAGGCGTCGGAAGAGGTTCAACAAGAACCAGCAGGAGTTGAGGTCCCTGTAAGCCAAACTGATGATATGTCTACAGAAGCTTCATTTGATGAACTCTTGAAATCTTTTGAATCAAAGCATGAAGGAGTCGAAATGCCTGTGAATTTACAAGGAATTCTTGTTAACCAGTCATATTTTACGTCGCCTGGTGATTTGAATAATCTTCTCTTCTCACCAGATTCAGATTTTCGACCAACATTGATACAGACTCAGGGTTGtactgatttcaaaactgaacccTGGAGAACTGATAATAGTGGGGAGTCTCTGAAGAGAGTGGTAACCTATACAACTGCACCATCCAAATTGGTTAAAGCTGTTAAAGCAACAGAGGAACAATCTTATTTGAAGGCTGATGGGAAAGAGTTTTCAGTTTTAATGAGTGCCAGCACCCCTGATGTTCCTTGCGGTACTTATTTTCGGACAGAGATTCTTTTCCGTATTATGCCAGGTCCAGAACTTGATTCTGAGCAACAGACTTCACATTTGGTCATTTCTTGGCGCATGAATTTTCTTCAGAGTACTATGCTGAAAAGTATGATAGAAAATGGTGCAAGACAAGGCTTGGAGCAAAACTATGCACAGTTTTCTGATTTACTGGCAGAGAGGATCAAGCCTATTGATGTAGAAGATGCTGGGTCAGACAAGGAACAGGTCTTAGCTTCATTGCAAGGGGGCCAGGAGTCTGATTTGAAGATAGCATTCCTATACTTCTGCAACTTTGGTGTCTTGTCCTCCCTTTTTGTAGCCCTGTACATTGTTGTGCACATTTCACTGGTGAATTCAGGTGCAGTTCAGGGACTTGAGTTTCCTGGATTAGATTTGCCAGATTCACTCAGCGAGATTGTCATGGGTGGGCTATTGTTTCTTCAGGTGCAACACATATTTAAGAAAATCTTGTGTTTTTTTCAGGCAAGGGAACAAAAAG TTGGTGATCATGGCGTGAAAGCAAAAGGCGACGGATGGTTGTTGACAGTTGCTTTGATTGAGGGAACCAAGTTGGCACCAGTCGATGCTACTGGTTTCTCTGATCCTTACGTGGTATTTACTTGCAATGGTAAAACAAAAACAAGTTCAATCAAGTTCCAAACACTTGAACCTCAGTGGAACG ACATCTTCGAGTTTGATGCCATGGATGATCCTCCATCAGTGATGAATGTACATGTGTACGATTTTGATGGTCCATTTGATGAAGTTACCTCCCTTGGACATGCTGAAATCAACTTCGTCAAATCAAACCTGTCAGAGCTAGCCGATGTATGGATTCCTCTTGAAGGTAACTTGGCTAAGTCCAGGCAGTCTAAGTTACACCTCAGAATATTTTTGAACAACTCTAAGGGCACTGGTATGGTCTCCGATTTTATGAGCAAAATGGAGAAAGAAGTTGGTAAGAAG ATGCCATTGCGGTCTCCCCGAAGTAATACTGCATTCCAGGAGCTATTCTCTCTCCCAGCTGAAGAATTTCTCATCAGCAGTTTTACTTGCTACTTGAAGCGAAAATTGCCTACGCAG GGCCATCTTTTCTTATCTCCAAGAATTATTGGATTTTATTCAAGCATGTTTGGCCGAAAAACAAAGTTCTTCTTTCTATGGGAGGATATTGAAGACATACAGGCAATTCCTCCATCACTAGCGTCGTGGAGTCCATCCCTTGCAATAACTCTTCACAAAGGTAGAGGGATGGATGCAAAGCATGGTGCAAAGAGCATTGAGAGTGGAAAGCTGAAGTTTTCTCTGCAGTCTTTTGCATCATTTAGTGTGGCCAATAG GACGATAATGGCTTTATGGAAAGCAAGATCTTTGAGCTCCGAGTCCAAAGTACAGATTGCTGAGGAGCAATCCCAAGATAAAGCTCTTGAGAGCGAAGACAGTGGAATTTTTCTTGGTGTTGAGGACTCCAAGAGCCTTCAGATGAGCGAAGTTTTTTCCTCGACCATATCTGCTAAT ATGAACTCACTTATGGAGTTGTTTGAAGGAGGTTCGTTGGAGATGAAAGTCATGGAGAAAGTTGGCTGCCTAAAATACTCCGCTACACAATGGGAATCAGATAAACCCGATGAATCTCAAAGACAAATTCATTACAAGTTCAGCAGGAGGTTGTCTCCTGTTGGAGGAGAAGTGACTGGTACCCAACTGAAATCTCCTATGCCCAATAAGAAAGGGTGGATTATAGAAGAGATCATGGAACTTCAAGGGGTCCTCCTTGGTGACTTCTTCACG CTTCATATAAAATATCAGATCGAAGACCTTGCTCCTAAACAAAAGGCGTGCAGCGTCCAGGTCTATCTTGGAATCGAATGGTCAAAGAGCACCAGGCATCAGAAGAGAATCGAGAAGAATGTCCTCTCAAGTTCGTCTGCTCGCCTAAAGGAGATGTTCAGCCTTGCATCAAAGCAGCTCCCGCACGCCCGATAG
- the LOC127323916 gene encoding uncharacterized protein: MRALIYNIRGFGEQGRRTQLKNYLRLNHCDIIGLQETIKADFSTAELRSLEFGSQYVWNWVPADGHSGGMLLGFNDDAFEVGAWKSGSFFLSAPVFQRNNRLRWSFFLVYGPADHRRTDEFLGELIQAVNASPYPVVVGGDFNLIRCGADKNNGNIHRARMLQFNEAIDTMALRELD; this comes from the coding sequence ATGAGAGCCCTCATCTATAACATTAGGGGCTTCGGCGAGCAGGGTCGCCGTACGCAGCTCAAGAACTACCTGCGCCTTAATCACTGCGACATCATCGGTCTCCAGGAGACTATCAAGGCCGATTTCTCCACCGCCGAGCTTCGTAGCCTGGAGTTTGGCAGCCAATATGTCTGGAATTGGGTCCCGGCAGACGGTCATTCGGGAGGAATGCTCCTTGGATTCAATGATGATGCTTTCGAGGTGGGGGCCTGGAAGAGCGGCTCCTTCTTCTTGTCCGCCCCGGTGTTTCAGCGCAACAACCGGCTCCGGTGGTCCTTCTTCCTTGTCTATGGGCCGGCCGACCACCGCCGCACGGACGAGTTCCTGGGGGAGCTCATCCAAGCTGTTAACGCCTCGCCTTAcccggtggtggtggggggcgaCTTCAACTTAATCCGATGTGGCGCGGACAAAAACAATGGGAACATCCACAGGGCTAGGATGCTTCAGTTCAACGAGGCCATTGACACTATGGCTCTCAGAGAGCTGGATTGA